A single window of Microplitis demolitor isolate Queensland-Clemson2020A chromosome 7, iyMicDemo2.1a, whole genome shotgun sequence DNA harbors:
- the LOC103574869 gene encoding tyrosine-protein phosphatase non-receptor type 9 — MYAERSSNLSIHEFWRRKSSKYMKTIKSEHLFVNHTCWYEETPETKKRNRRHRHRSSVKSIQSLEPSVNGSDSFYASYVDGYDLKRKFIVVETLTSEKKSRNYWKLIWETNCRVIVRFDINDWKNCQYWLHNHISDYTEGEFNVWKKKTISHNYYTEILLTVANKKNGKSKQITHYEYHEHPDGKLPIESARFIFFLKMVNKSQENYNISASSSNKCARTPIVVHSVGRYERAISFCALDICLNQIRETKSVSVPSVLLKIKGQTQLDFFSFEEYLIINKILLHSKWALELKTEDDGKTSFFRSRVRKYCLIFKRASVF; from the coding sequence ATGTATGCCGAACGTTCTTCTAATCTGAGCATTCATGAGTTTTGGAGGCGTAAAAGTTCGAAATACATGAAAACCATCAAGTCCGAGCACCTGTTCGTCAACCATACCTGCTGGTACGAGGAAACTCCGGAAACGAAGAAACGAAACCGAAGACACCGTCACAGAAGTAGTGTGAAATCGATCCAGAGCTTGGAGCCGTCTGTCAACGGATCAGACAGTTTCTACGCAAGCTATGTCGACGGGTACGATCTGAAAAGGAAGTTCATAGTGGTTGAGACCCTTACATCCGAAAAAAAGTCTCGCAACTACTGGAAACTAATTTGGGAAACTAACTGTCGCGTAATAGTGAGATTCGACATTAATGATTGGAAAAACTGTCAATATTGGCTGCATAATCATATTTCTGACTACACTGAAGGTGAATTCAATGTGtggaaaaagaaaacaatCTCACATAACTACTATACGGAAATATTACTCACAGTTGCCAATAAGAAAAATGGCAAATCAAAACAAATAACTCATTATGAGTATCATGAACACCCAGACGGTAAATTGCCAATCGAATCAGCGcggtttatatttttcttgaagATGGTCAACAAAAGTCAGGAAAACTACAACATATCTGCATCATCATCAAACAAATGTGCGCGTACACCAATAGTGGTTCACAGTGTTGGACGTTATGAAAGAGCGATATCGTTCTGTGCGTTAGACATCTGTTTAAACCAGATACGGGAAACAAAGTCAGTGTCAGTGCCTAGtgtattactaaaaataaaaggtCAAACGCAATTAGATTTCTTTAGCTTTGAGGAATACCTAATCATTAACAAAATCTTATTGCATAGTAAATGGGCGTTAGAGTTGAAAACGGAAGATGATGGTAAGACCTCGTTTTTCAGAAGCCGAGTCAGAAAATATTGTTTGATTTTCAAAAGAGCGTCTGTTTTCTGA
- the Ank-n5 gene encoding viral ankyrin-3, which produces MERADNSNLEMLLETDWQLHQVYTGENIFFVIAKLGWLKTLHTLNVLIDEEIKPWLQQRNKLGDTCIHVAALANRGKQAIQLIEKLVEYGANLNTRRNCNGDTVLDIAVKNKDHELTVWLWKQPSINLQTEKFFHYVMDQMKLKESQENKMEILEAYMMQLFK; this is translated from the coding sequence ATGGAGCGTGCAGATAATTCAAATCTTGAAATGCTGCTTGAGACAGATTGGCAGCTACATCAGGTGTATACTGGAGAGaacatttttttcgttatcGCAAAATTGGGATGGTTGAAGACACTGCATACACTCAACGTGCTTATAGATGAAGAAATCAAGCCATGGCTGCAACAGCGAAACAAGCTTGGCGATACTTGTATTCACGTTGCCGCGTTGGCGAATAGAGGGAAGCAAGCAATACAGTTGATAGAAAAGTTAGTGGAATATGGAGCAAATCTAAATACAAGAAGAAATTGTAATGGTGATACTGTACTTGACATAGCAGTGAAGAACAAAGATCATGAACTCACTGTGTGGTTATGGAAGCAGCCAAGCATCAATTTACAAACAGAAAAATTCTTCCACTACGTTATGGAccaaatgaaattaaaagaaagtcaggaaaataaaatggagATACTCGAAGCTTATATGATGCAATTGTTCAAGTAG
- the Ank-n4 gene encoding viral ankyrin-4, which translates to MDSSDKSNLPLLLEIDWERHEAYTGENIFHVIAKKGWLKMLCALEGLVDEKIKPWLRKWSRDGNTCLHEAALRNKGPQAIRIMEKLIEYGADLNLKSSCHKPVLHVAVERNDYELVAWICQQPGINLEAEDFYKFTAHQLASKKNLNNDKKMVKILETYGAIPRQDGSSEDEVSDSEEKSDSE; encoded by the coding sequence ATGGATAGTTCAGATAAGTCAAATCTTCCGCTTCTGCTCGAGATAGACTGGGAGCGACATGAGGCATATACTGGAGAGAATATTTTTCACGTCATTGCAAAAAAAGGATGGTTAAAGATGCTGTGTGCACTCGAGGGGCTCGTAGATGAAAAGATCAAGCCATGGCTACGAAAGTGGAGCAGGGACGGCAATACTTGCCTCCACGAAGCAGCGTTGAGAAATAAAGGACCACAAGCAATACGGATAATGGAAAAGTTAATAGAATATGGAGCAGaccttaatttaaaaagttcttGTCATAAACCTGTACTTCACGTGGCAGTAGAAAGAAACGACTATGAACTAGTTGCATGGATTTGTCAGCAACCAGGCATCAATTTGGAAGCAGAAGATTTCTACAAATTCACTGCCCACCAATTGGCATCGAAGAAAAATCTCaacaatgacaaaaaaatggTGAAGATACTTGAAACCTATGGTGCAATTCCTCGGCAAGATGGCAGCAGTGAAGACGAAGTAAGTGATTCAGAAGAAAAGAGTGATTCAGAATAG